The following proteins come from a genomic window of Thermoproteus sp.:
- a CDS encoding HIT domain-containing protein gives MDPFRIVITPWRYKYILAGNKRGCFFCDYIKKPELDRENLVFFRGEFSVGLLNRYPYMWGHVMVAPYKHVGDLEELTNEELAGLLREAYSVRRAVEAATGCSDILMGINVGRAAGAGVDAHLHIHIIPRCREIDPETPQEKLEAMLLQYRDELARTWS, from the coding sequence GTGGATCCGTTCCGTATAGTAATCACGCCGTGGAGGTATAAATACATCCTAGCTGGAAATAAAAGAGGGTGTTTCTTTTGCGACTACATAAAAAAGCCGGAGCTAGATAGAGAGAACTTGGTCTTCTTCAGGGGGGAGTTCTCCGTGGGGTTGCTAAATCGATATCCCTATATGTGGGGACACGTCATGGTGGCGCCCTATAAACACGTCGGCGATTTGGAGGAGCTGACCAACGAGGAGTTGGCTGGGCTGTTGAGGGAGGCCTATTCCGTCAGGAGGGCAGTCGAGGCGGCGACCGGCTGTTCCGACATCCTCATGGGCATCAACGTCGGCAGGGCCGCCGGCGCCGGCGTGGATGCCCATCTCCATATACACATAATACCTAGATGTAGAGAGATAGATCCCGAGACCCCCCAAGAGAAGCTAGAAGCCATGTTGCTACAATATAGAGACGAGCTGGCCAGAACATGGAGTTGA
- a CDS encoding NDP-sugar synthase, producing MIVPVVSANDYEASFGSLTGGRRAFVKIGGKPLYRYMADALFETFGKVYVAFRDGVEEKYDVLQVDGDTVGDAIMAARDVATSTDRLLIAEGSVITEKEAVRALVEAAASLGSDGAVLAVPVRSRAGVPLEMSEGLLVGVGGEGQLAYGGMLLIPRDAARAFEGRTLAQALSQLAKTWKIAVAVWGGKWFKVDKPLDLMGALELVMPDATYISAGAKISPTAVIEGPVYIERGAEIDHYAVIKGPAYIGRGAFIGAHALVRNFADVEEDVVVGSSAEITHSLIEPGATIGRGSFVSYSVVGEEAVLEPGVITKSVLREGRGKLKPIEVRGREFYKLGALIGRGTRVEAGALLEPGRGFT from the coding sequence ATGATAGTGCCTGTAGTTTCCGCTAACGACTACGAGGCCTCCTTCGGCTCCCTTACGGGAGGCCGTAGGGCTTTCGTTAAGATCGGAGGCAAGCCGCTCTATCGATATATGGCCGACGCGCTCTTCGAGACTTTCGGCAAGGTCTATGTAGCCTTTAGGGACGGCGTCGAGGAGAAATACGACGTCCTTCAGGTCGACGGCGACACGGTGGGAGACGCCATCATGGCCGCAAGAGATGTCGCCACGTCTACGGATAGGCTACTAATAGCCGAAGGCTCGGTGATAACCGAGAAGGAGGCCGTTAGGGCGCTCGTCGAGGCGGCGGCCTCTTTGGGTAGCGACGGGGCCGTCCTTGCGGTGCCTGTTAGGTCTAGAGCCGGCGTGCCCTTAGAGATGTCCGAAGGACTTCTAGTCGGCGTGGGGGGCGAGGGCCAGCTGGCGTATGGCGGCATGTTGTTAATACCGCGAGACGCCGCAAGGGCTTTCGAGGGGAGAACTTTGGCCCAAGCTCTGTCTCAACTGGCAAAGACTTGGAAAATAGCGGTGGCTGTGTGGGGCGGTAAGTGGTTTAAAGTCGACAAGCCGCTAGACCTAATGGGGGCGCTCGAATTGGTCATGCCGGACGCCACGTATATCTCCGCAGGCGCCAAGATAAGCCCCACGGCCGTCATAGAGGGGCCTGTCTACATCGAGAGAGGCGCAGAGATAGACCACTACGCAGTGATAAAGGGCCCTGCATATATAGGCCGCGGCGCCTTCATAGGCGCACACGCCCTTGTGAGGAATTTCGCCGACGTTGAGGAGGATGTCGTGGTGGGCAGTAGTGCCGAGATAACACATAGTTTGATAGAGCCCGGAGCCACTATAGGCAGGGGCTCTTTCGTCTCCTACAGCGTAGTTGGCGAAGAGGCCGTCTTGGAGCCCGGCGTCATAACTAAGTCCGTCTTGAGGGAGGGCAGGGGGAAGTTAAAGCCCATAGAGGTCAGAGGGCGGGAATTTTACAAGCTGGGCGCTCTGATAGGGAGAGGGACGAGGGTAGAGGCAGGAGCCCTCTTGGAGCCAGGTCGGGGCTTCACATGA
- the spt4 gene encoding transcription elongation factor subunit Spt4 translates to MSRAKRTLSGYKACKNCKLIVPEDASQCPNCGSTEFVNNWRGMIAVMDPEKSCIAKRLGISKPGVYALELVEE, encoded by the coding sequence ATGAGCCGCGCCAAGAGGACCCTCTCGGGCTATAAGGCCTGTAAGAACTGCAAGTTGATAGTGCCCGAAGACGCCTCCCAGTGCCCCAACTGCGGCTCTACGGAGTTTGTCAACAACTGGCGCGGCATGATAGCTGTGATGGACCCCGAAAAGTCCTGTATAGCCAAGAGGCTCGGCATATCTAAGCCGGGCGTCTACGCCTTAGAGCTCGTGGAAGAGTAG
- a CDS encoding DNA-directed RNA polymerase — MPFRLIEAEDYVRVHPAEFGKPLEDVALAQLRARYEGKSFRDLGFVVAVLNAKVSREGTILFGDGATYHKAIFEMLTYMPLDGEIVHGVVESAREVGVMVRIGPVLGFINKIHLMEEPNILFDASTKSFIGERSKRKVGVGDLVRARITGVSYVAQKEGVDLSVRITMTMRGPGLGKLEWLKEKKGKKS, encoded by the coding sequence ATGCCTTTCCGTCTCATCGAGGCCGAGGATTACGTCAGGGTGCACCCCGCCGAGTTCGGGAAGCCTCTGGAGGACGTGGCTCTGGCCCAATTGAGGGCCAGATATGAGGGGAAGTCCTTTAGGGACTTGGGTTTCGTGGTGGCCGTCCTAAACGCGAAGGTGTCCCGCGAGGGCACGATCCTCTTCGGCGACGGCGCCACCTACCACAAGGCCATATTTGAGATGTTGACCTACATGCCCCTCGACGGGGAGATAGTCCATGGCGTCGTCGAGTCGGCTAGAGAGGTCGGCGTGATGGTCCGTATAGGGCCCGTCTTGGGCTTCATAAATAAGATCCACCTCATGGAGGAGCCCAATATCCTATTCGACGCAAGCACCAAGAGCTTCATAGGCGAGAGGTCCAAGAGGAAGGTGGGCGTGGGCGATCTCGTGAGGGCCCGCATCACCGGCGTGAGCTACGTGGCCCAAAAGGAGGGAGTCGACCTCTCCGTCAGGATAACTATGACCATGCGCGGCCCCGGCTTGGGCAAATTGGAGTGGCTCAAGGAGAAGAAGGGCAAGAAGTCATGA
- the glmS gene encoding glutamine--fructose-6-phosphate transaminase (isomerizing), whose product MCGIFGISLESDVALGSLLRRALERLEYRGYDSAGIAVVTPHGVVVKKDAGKVVDVARKLGFDQVRGRTGVAHTRWATHGKPNQANAHPHLDCTGTIAVVHNGIIENYEELKAELIAKGHVFKSETDTEVFAHLMEEYEREGLAPWDAFKKALSRIKGAFALAVIDSKEPDKIFFARNLSPLIVGLGEGFNLVASDIPTVLEHTKKVLPLRDGEYGYITPTSVVVEHDGVAVKFEDRVQLIPWSADQALRGGYPHFMLKEIHEQPEALASTIAGLETRRLLEVAEMLINARRVYIVGAGTSYYAGLTFQLGLASYKIAALPIISSEYATYEDLFDVDDVAVAISQSGETIDTIKAVRAMRERGVKVVAVTNVVASTLARESDVVLYTRAGPEIGVAATKTYTTQVALLAALHAQIGRALGVDVTTRDENLKKLPNVVKKALELNEGSAKMLAEKFKDRQSAYYLSRGLGMPVALEGALKMKEIAYIHAEAYPAGESKHGPIALVENKFPVVFVFSDPSLKEKLLNNVAEMQARDALVVGVVPRGDDVAKKLKYVFEVPHLDPLLNSASFVVPLQLLAYYTAVELGRDPDKPRNLAKTVTVE is encoded by the coding sequence ATGTGCGGCATCTTCGGCATATCGCTGGAATCCGACGTGGCCTTGGGCTCTTTACTCCGTAGGGCCCTCGAGCGGCTTGAATATCGCGGATACGACTCGGCCGGCATAGCCGTAGTGACGCCTCATGGCGTCGTCGTCAAGAAGGACGCAGGCAAGGTGGTCGACGTGGCGCGGAAGTTGGGCTTCGACCAAGTCCGCGGGAGGACCGGCGTGGCCCACACCAGATGGGCCACCCACGGGAAGCCCAATCAAGCCAACGCCCATCCGCACCTCGATTGCACCGGCACTATAGCCGTGGTGCACAACGGAATAATAGAGAACTACGAGGAGCTCAAGGCCGAGCTCATAGCTAAGGGCCACGTCTTCAAGAGCGAGACCGACACCGAAGTCTTCGCGCACCTCATGGAGGAATACGAAAGGGAGGGCTTGGCGCCTTGGGACGCCTTCAAGAAGGCCCTCTCTAGGATAAAAGGGGCATTCGCGCTGGCCGTAATCGACTCTAAGGAGCCCGATAAGATATTCTTCGCCCGCAATTTGTCCCCCCTCATAGTGGGCTTGGGCGAGGGCTTCAACTTGGTGGCCAGCGACATACCTACAGTGCTGGAACACACCAAGAAGGTACTCCCCCTGAGGGACGGCGAATATGGATACATAACTCCGACGTCAGTCGTCGTGGAGCATGACGGAGTTGCTGTGAAGTTCGAAGACAGAGTGCAGTTAATCCCCTGGAGCGCGGACCAGGCCCTCAGAGGGGGGTACCCCCACTTCATGTTGAAGGAGATACATGAACAGCCGGAGGCCCTCGCCTCCACCATAGCCGGCCTAGAGACCAGACGCCTCTTAGAGGTCGCCGAGATGTTGATAAACGCCAGGAGGGTGTACATAGTCGGCGCGGGCACGTCCTACTACGCCGGCCTTACCTTCCAGCTGGGCCTCGCGTCGTATAAAATCGCGGCATTGCCCATAATATCCTCCGAATACGCCACCTACGAGGACCTATTCGACGTAGACGACGTGGCGGTTGCAATATCCCAATCCGGCGAGACTATCGACACGATAAAAGCAGTGAGGGCCATGAGGGAGCGAGGCGTAAAGGTCGTGGCGGTGACCAACGTGGTGGCGAGCACGCTGGCTCGGGAGAGCGACGTGGTGCTATACACTAGAGCCGGGCCTGAAATTGGAGTGGCCGCCACGAAGACCTATACGACACAAGTGGCGTTGCTGGCCGCGCTTCACGCCCAAATAGGCAGGGCTCTCGGCGTTGACGTCACCACGAGGGACGAGAACTTGAAGAAGTTACCCAATGTGGTGAAGAAGGCGTTGGAGCTGAATGAGGGGTCCGCCAAAATGTTAGCCGAGAAGTTTAAGGACCGCCAGAGCGCCTACTATTTAAGTAGGGGGCTTGGAATGCCTGTGGCCCTAGAGGGCGCGTTGAAGATGAAAGAAATTGCATATATACATGCCGAGGCCTATCCGGCAGGCGAGTCGAAACACGGCCCCATCGCGCTAGTTGAGAACAAATTCCCCGTGGTCTTCGTCTTCTCGGACCCATCCCTCAAGGAGAAGTTACTGAACAACGTCGCGGAGATGCAAGCAAGAGACGCCTTGGTCGTAGGCGTGGTGCCTCGCGGCGACGATGTGGCCAAGAAGCTCAAATATGTCTTCGAGGTGCCGCATCTAGATCCGCTTCTCAACTCGGCGTCCTTCGTGGTGCCGCTACAACTCCTGGCGTACTACACTGCGGTGGAGCTCGGGCGGGACCCAGACAAGCCGCGCAACCTCGCGAAGACCGTCACCGTGGAGTGA
- a CDS encoding NDP-sugar synthase, with protein sequence MERTIVLAGGFATRLRPLSYTRPKPLFPILDKPLIDWILEGVKDVAPAVISARYLAHMIRDHVVKKWNGVAAVVEEGRPLGDGGAVAYVVDMLNLNGPVLVVNGDVFTDVDYKSVVETHKRLGGVATIVFVEVPVENVSKYGIAIVDDSMRLRGFVEKPKEPPGGSRLANAGIYVFEPEALKEIPRRKGEVKIARDLIPALLEKYDVYAYVHKGIWHDIGTPVDYLKANFAALERWSRPVERAGVEVVQPAFIADGVELGEGASIGPYAVLGAEVKIGRYSRVKNSVLMRGVSAEPGCYISGSIIGEESYLGRWVRVVDAVVADGVYVRDEVSIGRNAAIGPNREVVEDVQEGLTLP encoded by the coding sequence ATGGAGAGGACCATCGTCCTCGCCGGCGGCTTCGCGACGAGGCTTAGGCCGTTGAGCTACACGAGGCCGAAGCCGTTGTTTCCCATTTTGGACAAGCCCCTCATAGACTGGATTCTGGAGGGCGTGAAGGACGTAGCGCCGGCGGTAATCTCCGCGCGTTATTTAGCCCACATGATAAGAGACCACGTCGTCAAGAAGTGGAACGGCGTAGCGGCCGTAGTAGAGGAGGGGAGGCCTCTGGGCGACGGTGGAGCTGTGGCGTATGTGGTCGATATGCTCAACCTCAACGGCCCTGTGTTGGTGGTCAACGGGGACGTCTTCACGGATGTGGACTACAAGTCGGTGGTGGAGACCCACAAGAGGCTTGGAGGCGTCGCCACTATAGTCTTCGTGGAGGTGCCTGTGGAGAACGTCAGTAAGTACGGCATCGCGATAGTTGACGACTCCATGAGGCTGAGGGGCTTCGTCGAGAAGCCAAAAGAGCCGCCGGGAGGTAGCAGGCTCGCCAACGCTGGGATTTACGTCTTCGAGCCCGAGGCGTTGAAGGAGATACCGAGGAGGAAAGGCGAGGTCAAAATAGCGAGGGACTTGATTCCGGCGCTTTTAGAAAAATACGACGTATATGCCTATGTGCACAAGGGCATTTGGCACGACATAGGCACGCCAGTAGATTACCTAAAGGCGAACTTCGCCGCGTTGGAGAGGTGGAGCAGACCCGTGGAGAGAGCTGGAGTCGAGGTCGTACAGCCGGCGTTTATAGCAGACGGCGTGGAGCTAGGCGAAGGCGCATCTATAGGGCCCTACGCCGTATTGGGCGCCGAGGTCAAAATAGGTAGGTACTCCCGCGTAAAGAACAGTGTCTTGATGCGCGGAGTTTCGGCGGAGCCCGGTTGCTACATATCGGGGAGCATAATCGGCGAGGAGAGCTATTTGGGTAGATGGGTCCGCGTGGTTGACGCAGTAGTGGCCGACGGCGTCTACGTTAGAGATGAAGTGTCCATAGGGCGCAACGCGGCTATTGGGCCCAATAGGGAGGTCGTGGAGGACGTCCAGGAGGGGCTCACCCTGCCCTAA
- a CDS encoding ATP-binding protein has translation MELRRLCAHNFKAVDGCMDIEGSVLIYGPPNSGKTTYLEALSMLMQSRGEQWILFEGPLLIVHEAEDVHRGGDTATPFTIEAHWDLGDVIYGYSYAYATKGGYVEQAVYRDFKPLLRIAKRDQKGVVLYPEGIDVELCTAPYAVLNEDVLIPCGPIDDERFKEAERALLRLRVDLKDAYYFISGRRLAAWKYTYETHVDLLPATSVGPEGQYTAHQISRILTQPQFEPLRDDLYGLLRAARIEDVRVGLVSTGRIAMYVKSRGTWTNAYNVGNFAKAVLPVLVQLILANEGSIIAIDDVDLAVPDALAEEVIAAYMGLAKRKKLQLVMTAKSESFKRAAERLGLHLVEIK, from the coding sequence ATGGAGTTGAGGAGACTCTGCGCCCATAACTTTAAGGCCGTCGACGGCTGTATGGACATAGAAGGCTCCGTTTTGATCTACGGGCCCCCCAATTCGGGCAAGACCACCTATCTAGAAGCCCTCTCCATGTTGATGCAGAGTAGAGGCGAGCAGTGGATATTGTTCGAGGGGCCTCTCCTCATAGTCCACGAGGCCGAGGACGTCCATAGGGGAGGGGACACTGCGACACCCTTCACCATAGAGGCCCATTGGGACCTAGGCGACGTGATTTATGGCTACAGCTACGCCTATGCCACCAAGGGCGGCTACGTCGAACAGGCCGTATATAGGGACTTCAAGCCGCTTTTGAGGATAGCGAAGAGGGACCAGAAGGGCGTCGTGTTGTATCCGGAAGGCATAGACGTCGAGCTCTGCACCGCCCCATACGCCGTGTTGAACGAAGACGTCTTGATACCTTGCGGCCCTATAGACGACGAGAGGTTTAAGGAGGCCGAGAGAGCGTTGTTAAGGCTTAGGGTGGACCTAAAGGACGCCTATTACTTCATCAGCGGGAGGCGGCTCGCCGCGTGGAAGTACACCTACGAGACCCACGTGGACTTACTGCCGGCCACCAGCGTGGGTCCTGAGGGGCAGTACACGGCCCACCAGATCTCGCGTATTTTGACTCAGCCGCAGTTCGAGCCCCTAAGGGACGACCTCTACGGGCTGTTGAGGGCGGCCCGTATAGAGGACGTACGCGTGGGGCTCGTGTCCACAGGCAGGATAGCCATGTACGTCAAGTCTCGCGGCACGTGGACCAACGCCTACAATGTCGGGAATTTCGCCAAGGCCGTCCTGCCCGTCTTAGTCCAATTGATACTGGCCAACGAGGGCAGTATAATTGCGATAGACGACGTGGATTTGGCCGTGCCAGACGCCCTGGCCGAAGAGGTCATAGCAGCCTACATGGGCTTGGCCAAAAGGAAGAAGCTCCAATTGGTCATGACGGCTAAGTCCGAGTCCTTCAAGAGGGCCGCCGAGAGACTGGGCCTACACCTCGTGGAGATAAAATAA
- a CDS encoding PIN domain-containing protein has translation MAFWEVVRLVLDTSSIIYLVEKRLDPSILAEHTLFTTYPVLEELLALSARRRGKARVALSLLRLLAPFVVDVGGPADESVVIAAVKIGGHVLSGDSEVIATARRRGVPVALFHDRELTFPP, from the coding sequence ATGGCATTTTGGGAGGTGGTGAGGCTCGTCTTAGATACGTCGTCAATAATCTACTTGGTCGAAAAGAGGCTAGACCCGTCGATTTTGGCGGAACATACACTCTTTACGACCTACCCCGTCCTCGAGGAGCTCCTAGCCCTCTCCGCACGGCGGCGCGGAAAGGCCAGAGTGGCCTTGAGCCTCCTTAGGCTCCTCGCGCCTTTCGTAGTCGACGTGGGGGGACCTGCGGACGAGTCGGTGGTGATTGCTGCCGTCAAGATAGGAGGACACGTGCTGTCGGGCGACTCCGAGGTGATCGCTACAGCGAGGCGTAGGGGGGTCCCCGTCGCCTTATTTCACGACAGAGAGCTGACATTCCCCCCGTAG